Proteins encoded in a region of the Deltaproteobacteria bacterium genome:
- a CDS encoding MotA/TolQ/ExbB proton channel family protein, producing the protein MEGVQQGPLLQEQLFDLFIYLGAEWVLELLVILSVISVAITAERLFHFLTHRDDYAMLQTKLDEHLCAGDLDKARSLLQSGHSYVASICLAGLDVMERGPGAVEEMMTGATKVAKLKLERGLAFLGTLGNNAPFIGLFGTVLGIMRAFKDLAENTTEGSAAVMAGIAEALVATAIGLLVALPAVAIFNMFQRSIRRRLVLCDAVGHIVLSHAKSVKSEK; encoded by the coding sequence ATGGAAGGTGTACAACAAGGACCACTCTTACAAGAGCAGCTCTTCGACCTATTTATCTATCTAGGCGCCGAATGGGTGCTCGAGCTTTTGGTGATTCTAAGTGTTATCTCCGTGGCCATCACCGCAGAGAGACTTTTTCATTTCCTCACCCACCGCGATGACTACGCCATGCTTCAAACGAAGCTGGATGAGCATCTATGTGCGGGGGATCTGGATAAAGCACGTTCACTGCTTCAGAGCGGCCACTCCTACGTGGCTTCCATCTGCCTTGCAGGGCTTGACGTAATGGAGCGAGGGCCGGGCGCCGTTGAAGAAATGATGACCGGCGCCACAAAAGTTGCGAAGCTGAAGCTGGAGCGAGGCTTAGCCTTTCTGGGAACACTTGGAAACAACGCTCCTTTCATCGGACTTTTCGGAACTGTTTTGGGTATTATGCGAGCTTTTAAAGACCTCGCCGAGAATACCACCGAGGGATCTGCTGCAGTTATGGCAGGTATCGCCGAAGCATTGGTCGCCACAGCCATCGGCCTCTTGGTCGCCCTGCCTGCAGTTGCCATCTTCAATATGTTTCAGCGCTCAATCCGCAGACGCCTCGTAC
- the gspD gene encoding type II secretion system secretin GspD: MLNTPRLVMLIVLTMFATSDVMAAQSSVDTSTWVAQSDDEEASKKKAKEKVQLGRQLMKARSVPKSFPKSKRPRVGKSAEMKRTAEAAAAASRAAVKDEKSSKSSKSSESSSRSRSSSPRSDVDGGDIDYKERAKKGRFSFEFSKAEIMDIVKAISDMTRKNFIIPEKLKSQEITILSPTKITAAEAYQVFLSALSINGITVVKTGKFYKLIESKNAIKKPIPTCVGPDDVCPSFNEQMVTMLITMMHTEANQISSVLKSLVSKEGELTVFQPSNAIILSEYAPNIARIKRIIRALDQPGFDDELRIVQIEYATAQEVADKITQVFDVSGGGGATKSKSARKSPTSKAKSSSSDEASVQISKIIADERTNQIIIKANKRSFEAIRRLISRLDVPISEAEQGRIHVYYLENAKAEDLASTLSSLTQGSSTSKGRAGKKGKGASAPKSAQLFEGEIKITADKSTNSLIVVASAHDYRALKKLVERLDTVRPQVYIEAAILEVSNSNDNDIGVSWHTPVQFGANDLGGYGDGSLGFVQSGPWSAGSEGISSTVAGALSPTGLLGLAGGSMAGIVGKQLTIGDLTIPSFGMILKWLEVDSNAQVLSTPHILTTDNEEATIEVGKKVPFRRGTSLGSSALAGALGGAAGSSGLGSLGSSLGSLGGGMFSSVDRIDVSLKLSITPQINERNRIRLEVEQKIEDVTGIDKTTETPLTSNRSIKSVVVVEDQQTIVLGGLMRDNVTEGESKVPLLGDLPIIGWLFKTRTKKVEKVNLLLVLTPYIVRGVEDFQSILERKMEEHEEFTADYYGRQKQYRAHIDYRRKVGPLARLGRAVEREQSRIENGGDGGSDEVLVSPQDEGEESTAPETQFQTLSGEESTEGSDEAAPEVEAKEEEAKE, translated from the coding sequence ATGTTGAATACGCCACGTTTGGTGATGCTGATTGTTTTGACCATGTTTGCCACAAGTGATGTGATGGCAGCGCAGAGTTCTGTTGATACCAGTACTTGGGTTGCGCAGTCTGATGACGAGGAAGCGAGCAAGAAAAAAGCTAAGGAAAAGGTGCAGCTTGGCCGCCAGCTGATGAAGGCTCGGTCGGTTCCAAAGAGCTTTCCTAAATCGAAGCGGCCCCGTGTTGGCAAGTCGGCAGAGATGAAGCGCACTGCAGAAGCTGCCGCGGCGGCAAGCCGTGCAGCGGTGAAGGACGAAAAATCGTCCAAGTCTTCCAAGTCCTCGGAGTCTTCAAGTCGCTCCCGCTCATCATCGCCAAGATCTGATGTAGATGGTGGTGACATCGACTACAAAGAGCGCGCCAAAAAAGGGCGTTTCTCTTTCGAGTTCTCTAAGGCGGAGATCATGGACATCGTGAAAGCGATTTCCGACATGACGCGTAAAAACTTCATCATTCCTGAAAAGCTTAAAAGCCAAGAGATTACGATTCTTTCGCCCACTAAGATTACGGCAGCAGAGGCTTACCAAGTATTTTTATCGGCTCTAAGTATCAATGGAATCACGGTTGTGAAGACCGGTAAATTCTACAAATTGATAGAATCCAAAAACGCGATTAAAAAGCCAATTCCCACCTGTGTTGGCCCTGATGATGTTTGCCCGTCTTTTAATGAGCAGATGGTCACGATGCTCATCACGATGATGCACACGGAAGCCAATCAAATCAGCAGCGTTCTTAAATCCTTAGTTTCTAAAGAAGGTGAGCTTACGGTTTTTCAACCAAGCAATGCCATCATCTTAAGTGAGTACGCGCCAAATATTGCCCGAATTAAGCGAATCATTAGAGCGCTTGATCAGCCTGGCTTTGATGATGAGCTTCGGATAGTTCAAATTGAATACGCTACAGCACAGGAAGTGGCCGACAAGATTACTCAAGTGTTTGATGTATCCGGTGGCGGAGGCGCTACAAAGTCAAAGAGCGCACGTAAATCTCCAACGAGCAAAGCCAAGTCTAGTTCTAGTGATGAAGCATCGGTGCAGATATCAAAAATTATCGCCGACGAACGAACGAATCAAATTATCATTAAGGCCAACAAACGCAGCTTTGAAGCCATTCGTCGTCTCATCTCTAGGTTGGACGTTCCTATTTCTGAAGCAGAGCAAGGCCGTATCCACGTTTACTACTTGGAAAATGCCAAGGCAGAAGATTTGGCATCTACTTTGTCGAGTCTTACTCAAGGTTCATCCACTTCGAAGGGCCGGGCTGGTAAAAAAGGCAAGGGCGCATCTGCTCCTAAAAGCGCGCAGCTCTTTGAAGGCGAAATTAAAATCACCGCTGATAAGAGCACGAACAGTTTGATTGTTGTGGCGAGTGCACACGACTACCGTGCACTTAAGAAGTTAGTCGAACGACTGGATACAGTTCGGCCGCAGGTTTATATCGAGGCGGCGATCCTCGAAGTATCTAACAGTAATGACAATGATATTGGCGTGAGTTGGCATACACCGGTTCAATTTGGTGCCAATGATTTGGGCGGCTACGGCGATGGGTCACTCGGTTTTGTTCAAAGTGGTCCCTGGTCAGCGGGCAGTGAAGGTATCAGCAGCACGGTTGCTGGTGCGTTAAGCCCAACTGGATTGCTTGGTCTCGCGGGCGGTTCGATGGCTGGTATCGTAGGCAAGCAGCTCACGATTGGTGATTTGACCATTCCAAGTTTCGGTATGATTCTGAAATGGTTGGAAGTAGACAGCAACGCTCAGGTTCTTTCTACGCCTCATATTCTGACAACCGATAACGAGGAAGCAACGATTGAAGTTGGTAAGAAGGTACCATTTCGCCGTGGTACTTCACTTGGCAGCAGTGCTCTGGCAGGTGCCCTGGGCGGCGCGGCAGGTTCGAGTGGCCTGGGTTCACTTGGCAGTTCGTTGGGTTCACTCGGCGGCGGTATGTTCTCTTCGGTTGATCGAATCGATGTCTCCTTAAAGCTTTCGATTACTCCACAAATCAATGAGCGAAACCGAATTAGGCTCGAAGTTGAGCAGAAGATTGAAGATGTGACGGGCATCGATAAAACAACTGAAACTCCACTGACTTCAAATCGTTCTATTAAGAGTGTTGTTGTCGTTGAGGATCAACAGACCATCGTCTTGGGCGGCTTGATGCGAGACAACGTGACTGAGGGTGAAAGTAAGGTCCCGCTCCTCGGTGACCTTCCCATCATCGGTTGGCTCTTTAAGACGCGCACCAAGAAAGTTGAAAAAGTAAACCTGCTTTTAGTGTTAACGCCATACATCGTGCGAGGCGTTGAGGATTTTCAAAGTATTCTCGAGCGTAAGATGGAAGAGCACGAAGAATTCACAGCCGATTATTACGGTCGCCAAAAGCAATACCGAGCGCACATCGATTACCGCCGCAAGGTGGGTCCTCTTGCACGCTTGGGCCGGGCGGTTGAACGCGAGCAAAGCCGCATCGAAAATGGCGGTGACGGCGGTTCGGATGAAGTACTTGTAAGCCCTCAAGATGAGGGCGAGGAAAGCACAGCGCCTGAAACACAATTTCAGACATTAAGTGGTGAAGAGTCGACAGAGGGTTCTGACGAAGCTGCCCCTGAAGTGGAAGCCAAAGAAGAAGAGGCTAAGGAGTAG
- a CDS encoding proline dehydrogenase, producing MIESKILDFEDTRVAFAGRSALELRRAYWLFRLLSVQWLADLGQSVLMFALKLRLPVEGIILRTIFRHFCGGESITGCRPCVEALGSFGVKTILDYSVEGKSSEADFESSVAEILATVEEAGRNQMIPLAVFKVTGLASFGLLEKVHSAAELNEDEQAAWQRVITRVEAVCAAAAKVQIPVLIDAEESWVQDAIDDLSRVMMRKFNQDRAIVFNTVQMYRVDRLAFVKSEVALAQKGGYHFGVKLVRGAYMEKERERAAQRGYPSPIQPTKDACDNDYDAAVAFLMENIKVSALCAGSHNEKSNENLAQLMKAQGVQPSDDRVFFSQLLGMSDHISYTLAKAGYNVAKYVPYGPVREVIPYLIRRAEENSSITGQTTRELTLLLRELKRRAEGGAD from the coding sequence ATGATCGAATCAAAGATTTTGGACTTCGAGGACACCCGAGTGGCCTTTGCTGGGCGTAGCGCCCTAGAGTTACGCCGTGCCTACTGGCTCTTCCGGCTTTTGTCCGTGCAGTGGCTGGCTGATTTAGGCCAATCTGTGCTGATGTTTGCCCTCAAGCTGCGCCTTCCCGTCGAGGGAATCATCTTACGAACGATCTTTCGTCACTTTTGCGGGGGCGAGAGCATCACCGGCTGTAGGCCATGTGTTGAAGCACTCGGCTCTTTCGGTGTGAAGACGATTTTGGACTATTCGGTTGAGGGGAAATCGAGCGAGGCAGATTTTGAATCCTCGGTGGCGGAAATTTTAGCCACGGTGGAAGAAGCTGGCCGAAACCAGATGATTCCGCTGGCTGTTTTTAAAGTCACGGGCCTGGCCTCGTTTGGTCTGCTTGAGAAAGTTCACAGCGCCGCGGAGCTAAACGAAGACGAGCAGGCGGCGTGGCAGCGGGTGATTACCCGAGTAGAAGCGGTTTGTGCGGCAGCGGCGAAGGTTCAAATCCCGGTACTTATCGATGCGGAGGAGAGCTGGGTCCAAGATGCCATTGATGACTTAAGCCGAGTCATGATGCGAAAGTTCAATCAGGACCGCGCCATCGTTTTTAATACGGTTCAGATGTACCGTGTGGACAGGCTTGCTTTCGTTAAGAGCGAAGTCGCCTTGGCCCAAAAGGGTGGTTATCACTTTGGCGTTAAATTGGTCCGAGGGGCTTATATGGAAAAGGAGCGCGAACGGGCCGCTCAACGAGGTTACCCATCGCCAATTCAGCCAACCAAAGATGCTTGCGATAACGATTACGATGCCGCGGTTGCTTTTTTGATGGAGAATATCAAGGTATCGGCGCTCTGTGCAGGGTCTCATAATGAGAAGAGCAACGAAAATCTCGCACAATTGATGAAAGCTCAAGGTGTGCAGCCTAGTGATGACCGTGTGTTTTTCTCACAGCTATTGGGAATGAGTGATCACATCAGCTACACCTTGGCCAAAGCAGGATATAATGTAGCCAAATATGTGCCTTACGGTCCGGTTCGTGAGGTCATTCCCTATTTAATTCGCCGAGCAGAAGAAAACTCCTCCATTACAGGCCAAACCACCCGGGAGTTGACGCTCTTGCTACGAGAACTCAAGCGCCGTGCTGAAGGCGGAGCTGATTGA